The Tripterygium wilfordii isolate XIE 37 chromosome 23, ASM1340144v1, whole genome shotgun sequence genomic sequence ATCCTGTTTTCTGTATTTCTATTAACAGAGTCTAGAAAACTACTTCTTACAACCACCCAATTCACATGCCTAACCTCCCCTCCCCCTCCCATCACTTTTTACCCTAAAAAAAcacttcaaaaaaattaatattcaaataaagaaacCCTACTCACCCAGAAACCTCGCCAGCATATCATCGTCCCAGTCAATGCCATCGCAGCCCTCAACGGCTTCCCACCCACGCGCCTCCGCCTCATTCCACTCCCACGCGCTGCCATTATCctctactccactccccaaccCCACCGCCTTCCCCTCACCACTCAGTAGATGGCGGGAAATGTTGATACCACGCGCGTCTACACTCGCCATCATCGAGGACTCAGAGTATGAGAACGAGGACCCGCAGCTCTCTTCGTTGCCGTTAATGGTGACGTAAGACGTCGAGTACTGGAAGATCAACGGCCTCGAGTACGGGTTGTCGATGAACCTAACCCTAGTCGTGGCTGCTGCACCGCAGGTTTCCGAGTCTGCGTCCAGAAGCTTCAATAGCTCACTTGCCGTTTCATCATCTATGGGTAACCAAGCCATGATGTCCTCTCCGACCTCTCCGTCGCCCTCCGACTCCTTTTTCAAAGGAGAAACACTTCGGCATTTCCTCGGCGACGAATCAGTACTCGTTCGGTCTTCCTCTGCCCGTCGCTTCCTTGTCTCCTCCATTGATGACGACTCTGCAACAAGACTCAGTGGACTCGCCGCGTTTCTGCGATTTGCGATTgcgtgtgtttgtgtatatgagagagagaggggtagCCGTACAGTTTGTTAGGTTCTATAAATACTCTCTGTCGCGCTCTGCATCTGAAATGGCAGAGAGTACTCACAAGGCAACGTGATAAAGAAGGATCTCCACTATGTAGGGTAAAATCGTAATTTCATGTCGCAGTAAGATAATATGGGTCCCACTCTAATATTTTGTGGTGGTGAGATTTTGTGGTGTCATGAGATGAATTCTTAGCCGCTTGATCTACAAGTGGTTGATGTATACGGTTCAGGACTGTGATGCCAGGGTGGCAGTTTGGGATGACGTGGCAGGGCTTGACAAAAAAGGTGTGTGTGTTGTGTAATATAAAAAGTGGCGGATGAGAGGTGAGCGGAAGTACAACGCGGCCGTTTTCGGTAATGCAGACAGCCTCGAGACCGGCGTATCTATGATGTATACATTTACGATTATACCATCCATTTCTGAGTATATCCGATTTTGTCCATCTCTGATGTATACATTTACGATTATACCCTCCATTTCTGATACCATCCGATTTTGTTCATCTCTGATGTGAATCACGTGgtctaaaaataaataaataacaattgtctctttcttttctttttgtttcctttcttgTGTATGTGGCTTACTGGCGTCAGTGGCGTGCATTGCATCCAGACCCGCCCACCTACCTTTCCTTTCATCAAATTTTAAGTGAGTTCGGGAAGACCAGCATCAAGAAAGGGCCTTTTAGGAAGGAATTATATATTGAATTGGATTGTTAGTTTGGCACACTTGAATTACATAATGGCGATAGAGATTGGTAGTTTCTTCACTACACAAAGTACACAGAACCGCAGCATAATTGGATCGTATTTGATTTGATTGCGCCCTTATGTGTCAATTTTCGGATCGTCCATGTTCACTAGGTCGGCATCGAAAAGCAAGTGATTAATCTTTTAAATAAATAGATTGTCACTTCAAATGTTTGTTCTCATTTGTTAATACGTATTAAATGTCTTCATGTTTATCGTGAAATTAATTTATGCGCGGATAGTTTAACCAACCTTGAGTTTGACTTAACTCAAAgaattcattcttttttttatcctCCTACTATAACTATTCCTTTTTTTACGGAATGACATCGTCAAGATAACCCACCTCAAATTTTATCCagtttaatagtattttttACCCAGTTTAATAATATTCTCTTTCTATTGAAAAAGAGCAAATGGTAAACAAAGAACATTAAAGATCACAAAAGCATCACGACGAAACACAATTGTAGGCAACATTATCCAAATCATCTACTAAATGCAGCTGAATAAATTCCTTACTGCACCTGCCTGTAAAAAAACTGGGAACTGCAAAGTCGAAAATCTTAGCTTCAATCTAAATCACAAGTCAAAAACCAAAGGGTCTCTCAACATCACGAGGTCCATAAGCCAGTCAAAGGatacaacaattctcaatctttCGAAGAAACCACGTCGAGCTAATCTACGTAACAATCTACAACTGAGATTTGTTTCCAAGCCCTACAACTGtccaagtctttttttttttttcctaatgggATTGTTCAAGTCAAAAGCTAACTATCAAGTTT encodes the following:
- the LOC119992804 gene encoding uncharacterized protein LOC119992804 — its product is MEETRKRRAEEDRTSTDSSPRKCRSVSPLKKESEGDGEVGEDIMAWLPIDDETASELLKLLDADSETCGAAATTRVRFIDNPYSRPLIFQYSTSYVTINGNEESCGSSFSYSESSMMASVDARGINISRHLLSGEGKAVGLGSGVEDNGSAWEWNEAEARGWEAVEGCDGIDWDDDMLARFLGE